TGCTGCGGAGCGCCCGATGAGCCGCCTCGACGCGGGACTGCTCGCCGACGTGCGCGGGCGGCTCGCGGACCAGGAGGTCGACGACGACGCCGTCGGCGCAGCGCTCGCCGCCAGCGGTCGGGTGCTCGGCTCCGCGGCGCTGCGCGACCTGACCCGGGCGGCCCGCGCCGAGCTGGCCGGAGCCGGGCCCCTCCAACCGCTGCTCGAGCTGCCCGGCGCCACCGACGTCGTCGTCAACGGGCCGCACGACGTGTGGCTCGACCGCGGGCGCGGGCTCGAACGGGCCGATCTCGATCTCGGCACACCCGGCGCGGTGCGGGCGCTCGCGGTGCGGCTCGCGGCCCTCGCCGGGCAGCGGCTCGACGACGCGGCGCCCGTGTGCGACGGACGACTGCCCGACGGGACGCGGCTGCACGCCGTCGTCGAGCCCGTGGTACCCGCCGGTGCGGCGATCTCGCTGCGCGTGCTGCGCCAGTCAGGGCTGGGGGTCACGGCGCTCGCCGCCGGCGGCTCGCTCGCCCCGGGATGGGAGGCGCTGCTGCGCGGGCTGGTGGCGGGGCGGGCGAACGTGCTCATCTCGGGTGGCACCGGCACGGGGAAGACGACGCTGCTCGCGGCGCTCCTGGGCCTCGTTCCCGTGGACGAGCGGATCGTGACCGTCGAGGAGGCCCGCGAGCTCGCCCCCGCGCACCCCCACGTCGTCCCGCTCGTGACGCGGCGGGCGAACGTCGAGGGCGCCGGGGCGGTCGGGCTCACCGAGCTCGTCCGTGCCGCGCTGCGCATGCGCCCCGACCGCATCGTCGTCGGGGAGTGCCGGGGGGCGGAGGTGCGCGAGGTGCTCCTCGCCCTGAACACCGGGCACGACGGCGGGTTCGCGACCCTGCACGCCAACGCCGTCGAGCACGTGCCCGCGCGGCTGGAGGCCCTCGCCGCGCTCGCGGGGATGTCGCGCGACGCCGTCGCCGCGCAGGCCGTGGCCGCCGTCGACGTCGTGCTGCACGTGCGCCGGAAGCCGGGGCGGCGGTTCGTCGAAGCGGTCGGGGTGGTCGCGCGCGACGCCGGCGGGTTCGCGGTGCGGGAGGTCGCGCGGTGGGACGGCTCCGCCGCGGAGACGACCGTCGTCGACCCGCGGGCGTGGGACGCGCTGCAGGCGAGGTGGTGCGCATGAGCGGCGGCGGTGTCGGGGTCGCGGTGGGGCTGGCCGTGCTGGTGGCGCTCGGGCAGGGCGGACGCAGCGCGGTCGCGGTGCTCGGCGAGGGTCGTCGGCCCGGGGCGACGGTCGCGTGGCTCCGCGGGGCTGCCCGGGGAGCGGCTCTCCGCCGGAGGGGTGCGGAGCGGGAGGGCGTGCGGGTGCGCGTCGTCGTCGCGCAGGTGACCGCGCTGCTGCGGGCCGGAGCGCCGCCGGGAGCGGCGTGGACCCGAGCCGCGGGGGTCCCGGTCGACGCGCTCGGCGTACCGGAGGTCGACGCGCTCGGGGGCGTCGTCGGCGACGGGCCGGCGCGGGCCGTGTGTGCCGCGACGCGGCTCGCGCTGACCGTCGGCGCACCGCTCGGCCGCGTGCTCGACGCCGTCGCGGACGCGCTCGTCGCGGAGGCCGAGGCCGCCGCAGAGCGCGACGCCGCCCTCGCCGGGCCGCGCACCACCGCCCGCGTGCTGCTGTGGCTGCCCGCCGCCGGGGCGCTCCTCGGATGGACGCTCGGGGCCGACCCCCTCGCCGTCGCGACCGACGGCGGCGCGGGCACGGCGGCCGTCGGCGGAGGGCTGGTGCTGCTGGGCGTCGGCCGGTGGTGGACCGGACGGCTCGTCGACGCCGCCCGACGGGCCGGGGCGGAGCCGTGATCGCCGCGCTGGGCCTGCTGGCCGTGATGCCGTGGCTGCTCGTCGACCGGGTCGCCCGACGACGATGCGCGGCGTTGGCCGGCGTCGCACCCACCGGGTGCTCGCAGGATGCTCGCCCGCCCGTCGACGTGACCGTGGTGCTGGAGCTGCTCGGGGCCGCGCTCCGGGCCGGAGCGGGCGTGCCGCGGGCGATCGAGACCGTCGCGCAGGCCGTCGGCGGGGCCGACGGGGCGGCGCTCGCCCGCGTGGCCTCCGCGCTGCGCCTCGGGGCGGCATGGACCGTCGCGTGGGAGGGCGTGCCGCCACGGCTCGACGTCGTCGCGCGCGCGTTGCGGCCCGCCTGGGACGAGGGTGCGGCACCCGGCGAGGCGCTCACCGCCGCCGGCGAGGAGCTGCGGCGGGCACGCCGCGATGCCACGCGCACCGCCGCCGGACGACTCGCGGTGCAGCTCGTGCTACCGCTCGGCACGTGCTTCCTGCCTGCGTTCGTGCTGGTCGGGCTCGCCCCGGTGCTGCTGGCGCTGGGCAGCGGACTGCTCGCGGGGTGAACGCGAGCGCATGACGACGACCCGGCAACCGGCCGGGCGCGGAGAAAGGGGACGGGAATGAACGAGGAACAGCACGGAACAGGTGTGGAGGCCGACGGCGAGGCCGGCATGGCGACCGCCGAGTACGCCATCGCGACGCTCGCCGCCGTCGGGCTGGCCGGGCTGCTGGTCGTGATCCTCAAGGGAGACATGGTCAAGGGCCTGCTCGAAGGCATCATCAGCGCCGCGCTGTCGGTGGTGTGAGGTCACCATGACGATCGCGACGCACCCCAGCGACGCGGGTCGCAGGCCTGAGCGAGGGGCGGTCACCGCCGAGCTCGCCATCGGGCTGCCCGTCGTCGTCCTGCTGCTCGTCGCGGTGCTCACCATCGCGGCCGCGTCCGGCGCGCAGCTACGCGCGCTGGACGCGGCCCGCGCCGGAGCCCGGGCGGTGGCGATCGGCCAGGACGCCGCCACCGTGCGGGCCGTGGTGGACCACGTCGGCGGGGCCGGCAGCGACCTGCGCCTCGAGCACGACGGCGAGTGGGTGGTCGTCGAGGTGTCGCGACCCGTCGCCGGCGGCTGGTTCACCCGGCTGCCGCTCCGCGCCACCGGCAAGGCGACGGCATGGGTGGAGCCATGACGGCGGGGGCCGACGGAGAGCGCGGCGCGGGCACCGTCCTGATGCTCGGCGTCGTCGCCGTCGTGCTGCTGTTCGGGCTGGCGCTGGCCGCGGTCGGCGCGGCGCAGCAGGCGCGAGGGACCGCACAGGCGGCGGCCGACCTCGGGGCGCTCGCGGCCGCGACCGCCCGCCGCGCCGGGTTCGACGCGTGCGCGACCGCGCGCGAGGCGGTCGAGCGCAACCGAGGCCACCTGGTCGCCTGCGAGCTCGAGGCGGGCGGTGTCGTCGGGCTGACCGTCGCACGATCGACGGCGGGACTCCCCGGCTGGCTGGCACGCGACGCGACCGCCCGGGCCCGCGCGGGCCCGCGCCCCCCGGGTGGCTGAGCCGCCCCCGGTGGTTGAGCCTGTCGAAACCACCCCACCCCACCACGCCCGGCCTCTCACTCGGGCGGCGCGTGCCCCAGCACCGCGTCGAGGAGCACCACGGCCGCGGCCTTGTCGAGCGGTGAGTTGTAGTTGCCGCACTTCGGTGACTGCACGCAGGCGGGGCAGCCGTGGTCGCAGGGGCACGAGGCGATGGCATCGCGGGTGGCGTGCAGCCAGGTGGCGCCGAGCTCGTACCCGCGCTCGGCGAAGCCCGCGCCACCGGGGTAGGCGTCGTAGACGAACACGGTGGCCTCGCCCGTGTCGGGGTGCAGATCGGTGGAGATGCCGCCGAGGTCCCAGCGGTCGCACGTCGCGAGCAGGGGGAGCAGGCCGATCGACGCGTGCTCGGCCGCGTGCAGCGCCCCGGGGACGACATCGGGACTCAGTCCGGCCGCACGCAGCACGAAGTCCGGCACCGACCACCACACCGCCGTCGTCGCGAGGGACCGTTCGGGCAGGTCGAGCGGTTCCGTGCCGAGCACCTGAAGGTCGGGGACCCGACGGCGCTCGAAGCTGATCACCTGGCTGGTGACGTCGACGGGGCCGAGGCCCCAGGAGACCGGACCCCACGCGCGCCGCAGGGTGGAACCGGTCGTGGTTTCGACAGGCTCAACCACCGGTGCTGTGGGGGGTTCGGCCGCCGGTGTCGTGGTCTCGACAGGATCGACCACCGGTGACGTGTGTGGCTCGGGCTCTTCGATCGCGATCGTCATCACCTCGCGCGACCACGTCCCGTGGTCGACGTCGCGCCGCACCACGAGCGCCACCCGGTCGGTGAGGTCGAGGTGGTCGACCACGAACGTCGTGCCCTGGTGCACGTACACGGCGCCGTCGTGCACCTGCCCGTCGGCGGACCCGGCGTCGACGGTGCCGAGCAGGCGCCCGGTGGTCGCCTCGACGACCCGCACGGGCCGTCCGCCCGAACCGCGCAGGTCGGCCATCGGCGCTGCGGGCTGGGCGTGCGTCCAGTACCAGCCGGACGGCCGACGGCGCAGCGCACCGCCCTCGACGAGCTCGTCGAGCACGCCGCGCACCAGGTCGGGGTCCCCGAAGCGGCTCAGCTCCTCGCTGCGCAGCGGCACCTCCTGGGCGGCCACGCAGAGCTGCGGCGCGAGCACGTACCGGTTCGACGGGTCGAACACGGTCGCCTCGAGCGGGGCGTCGAACACGGCCTCCGGGTGGGTCACCAGGTAGGTGTCGAGCGGGTCCTCGCGGGCGACGAACGCGACGAGCCCGTCGGCTCCCGCGCGCCCGGCCCGCCCGGCCTGCTGCCACAGCGACATGCGGGTTCCGGGCCAGCCCGCGATGAGCACCGCGTCCAGACCGGAGATGTCGACGCCCAGCTCGAGCGCGTTCGTCGTCGCGAGGCCCAGCAGCGCCCCGCTGCGGATGGACTCCTCGAGCTCGCGCCGCTCCTCGGGCAGGTACCCGCCGCGGTAGGCGGCGATCCGCCGCGACAGGTCAGTCGACACCGGTCGCAGATGGTCGCGGGCCGCCTGCGCCACCGACTCCGCACCCCGCCGCGAGCGGGTGAACGCCAGCGTCCGAGCGCCGTGCGCGGCGAGATCCGCCAGCAGGTCCGCGACCTCCGCGGTGGCGCTGCGCCGCGGGTGGTCCGCCGCGCCGTCGGCGGTCACGACGGCGGTCTGCTCCGCCTCCTCGTGCGCGGGGTCGAGCGGGTCGGGCAGCGCCCACGGGTCGTCCTCGTGCGGGTCCGCCCGGGTGAACGCGAACGACGCGATCTCCGGCGGCTGCCACAGCGCCACGGTGCGGCGGCCCGACGGCGAGGCGTCCTCGGTCACAGCCTCGACGTCGGAGGGCGACACGCCGAGCAGCCGCGCGGCGCTCGCCGCGGGCTCCGCCGACGTTGCCGATGCGACGACGAACGTCAGCGCGCCCCCGCGGTGGTGCTCCACGAGCCGGGTCAGCCGCCGCATCACCAGGGACACGTGCGCCCCGAACACGCCGCGGTACGTGTGGCCCTCGTCGACGACGACGTACCGCAGCGCCCGCAGGAACCGCGACCACCGCCGATGGTTCGGCAGGAGTGAGAAGTGCAGGAAGTCGGGGTTGGTGAGGACGACGTCGGCGTAGTCCTGCACCCACCGGCGCTCGTCGGTGGGGGTGTCGCCGTCGCAGGTGGTGACCCGGAGCTGACGCCCGGCGTCGGCGGGCATGGCGGCGAGCACGCGTTCGAGCGCGGCGAGCTGGTCGGCCGCGAGCGCCTTGGTGGGCGAGAGATAGAGAACGGATCCGCGCTGTTGCGGTGGCTGGGTGCGGCCGATGATGGTGAGTGCGGGCAGCCAGAACGCGAGCGACTTGCCCGAGCCGGTCGACGTCGCGAGGGCGACGTGGCGGCCCGACCACGCGGCGGACGCGGCGGAGGCCTGGTGCACCCAGGGGCGCGCGACGCCGAGGGACTGGTACCCGGCGACCAGCGCAGGGTCCGCCCAGGACGGCCAGTCGGCCGTGGCGCCGTCGCGCGCTGGCAGGGTCCGCACGTGCGTCAGCCGGTCGGCCCGCGCGCCGCCCGCGAGGAGCACGTCGAGCAGCGGGTGGGCGTCGGCTGGGGGCACGGTTCCATCCTTCCAGTACCGGTGGAAGGCGAACGGCGCAGCCATCGCAGGGGCGACCCGGCGCCGTCCGGCGCGTCTCACAGATATCTTGACGTCAAGATATCCGTGAGGGAAGGCTGCGGGAATGAGACTCCACCACGTGCAGGTCGCCTGCCCCCGCGGCGGCGAGGACGCCGCCCGCCGCTTCTACGCCGACGGTCTCGGGCTCACCGAGGTGCCCAAGCCCGCCGCCCTCGCCGGTCGAGGCGGGGCCTGGTTCCGGGCGCACGACGACGGAGGTGTCGTCGTCGCGGAGGTCCACGTGGGCGTCGAGGACCCGTTCGCCCCTGCGCTCAAGGCGCATCCCGCGCTCGTGGTGGACGACGTCGTCACGCTCGACGCGCTCGGCGAGCGGCTCGAGGCCCTCGGCTTCGCCGTGGACCGGCGCGAGCGCGAGACGTTCGACGGGTACCCGCGGTTCCACACCGCCGACGGGGCGGGCAACCGCGTCGAGGTGCTGGCGCACAGGCACTGACCGCCGGGCGGGTGGCGGTCCCGCCTACGCTGGGCGGGTGGCCCAGAAGATCAGCAAGCGCAACGCACGGTTCCAGGAGCTGGAGGCGCTGCTGACCAACCGGTCCAAGCGGAGCCGCAGCGGGCACTTCCTGGTGCAGGGGGTGCGGCCGGTCACGCTGGCCGTCGAGCACGGGTGGCAGGTGGACGCGTTCTGCTACGAGGACGGGCGGCGCCTGTCCGACTGGGCGCGCGGCCTGCTGCACCGGACGGGGCCTGAGCACTACGCGCTGTCCGCGGACCTGCTGGCCGAGCTCGCCGAGAAGCCGGAGGGGGAGGCCGAGCTGGTCGCCGTCGTCAGTGTGCCCGACGACGACCTGGACCGCGTCCCCGTGCCGGCGGACTTCCTGGGCGTGGTTCTCGACCGGCCTACCCAGCCCGGCAACGTGGGGTCGATCATCCGCTCGGCGGACGCGTTCGGCGCGCACGGCGTGATCGTCACCGGGCACGGCGCCGACCCGTACGACCCGCGCGCCGTGCGCGCCACGACCGGGTCGCTGTTCGCCGTGCCGGTGGTGCGGGCGCCGTCGCACCGCGAGGTGCTCGACCAGGTGGCCGCCTGGCGGGCCGCGGGGACGCCGGTGACCGTCGTCGCCACGGACGAGGACGGCGACGTCGACATCGCGGGCGTCGATCTCACGGGGCCGGTGCTGCTGCTCGTCGGCAACGAGACGGCCGGGCTGACACGGGCGTGGCGCGAGAGTGCCGACGCCGTCGCGAGCATCCCGATGGTCGGTGCCGCCAGCTCGCTGAACGCGGCCAACGCGGCGTCGGTGGTGCTGTACGAGGCCCGGCGGCAGCGCGCCGTCCCGCGGTAGGTCAGCCCGCCAGCACCGCGGCCATCGCCCGGGACAGATACCAGGGGTCGACGACGGCGGTCAGCTCGCGCGCCGAGTGCATCGAGAGGATGGGCACGCCGACGTCGACCGTGCGGATGCCGAGCCGCGTCGCGGTGATGGGCCCGATCGTCGAGCCGCACGGGATTGCGTTGTTGGACACGAACTCCTGGAACGGCACGCCCGCGGCCGCGCAGGCGGCGGCCCAGCGGGCGGCGCCGTACGCGTCGGTCGCGTACCGCTGGTTCGCGTTGATCTTGAGGATCGGGCCGTCGCCCACGCGTGGCTGGTTGGCGGGGTCGTGCCGCTCCGGGTAGTTGGGGTGCACGCCGTGCCCGACGTCGGAGGACACATGGAAGGACGACGCGAACGCCCGGGCGCGGTCCTCGGCGGTCGCGCCGAGCGCCGCGCCGATGCGGGTCAGGACGTCCTTGAGGAGCGGGCCGGCCGCGCCCGAGCGAGACTCCGAGCCGATCTCCTCGTGGTCGAAGGCGGCGACGACGGCGATGGTGGTTTCGACAGGCTCAACCACCGAGGGCTGCTCGACCAGCGGGGACGGCTCGACCACCGGGGGCGGCGTGGTTTCGACAGGCTCAACCACCGGGGGCGGCTCAACCACCGGGGACGTGACGGTGAGGAGTGCCGTCAGGGCCGCGTGTGTCGACAGCAGGTTGTCCAGCCGCCCGGAGGCGAACAGCGCTTCCCCGGCACCGAAGGCACGCGGTTCCTGCGTGTCCGCGACGACGACGTCGTAGCCGCCGATCGCGGCGGGGTCCACGCCGGTCGGGGCGAGCGCGGCGAGCAGGTCGGCGTCGGCGACCTCGCCGAGACCCCACACGGGCTGGGTGTGCCGCTGCTTGTCGAGGGCGAGCCCGTCGTTGACCGCCCGGTCGAGGTGGATCGCGAGCTGCGGCAGCCGCAGCAGCGGGCCGGTGCGCACCAGGTGCTCGCTGCCGTCGAGCAGCACGAGTCGCCCGGCGAGCTCCAGCTCACGGTCCAGCCACGAGTTGAGCAGCGGCCCGCCGTACACCTCGACGCCGGCCTGCCAGAACCCGTGGCCCCCCGTCGTCGGGCGGGGCTTGAGCTTGAAGCCGGGGGAGTCGGTGTGCGTCCCGATGATCGTGAACGGCGTCGTCGGGCCCGCGTCGTCGGGAAGCCTGAAGACGACGGCGGAGCCGTCACGGACGACGACGTACCGTCCGCCGGGAGTCAGCGACCACGCCTCGGGCTCGCGCAGGAGCGTGAACCCGGCGCCGACGGCGCGCCGTGCGATCTCGGCGGCCGCATGGAACGACGACGGCGACGCGACCACGAACGCCCCCAGGTCCGCACAGTGCTGCCGCGCCCCATCGTCCACCACGCCACGAGTCATAGGCGGCAGTCTCCCCCAAAGCCCGGCGCGGGTGCAGCGTCAGTCGCCACCCGTGAAGAACTGCCAGGTGCCTTCCGCCGTGATGGCGACGCGCCAGCCCAGGTACTCGCCCGCTGCCCGCATGTCGGCGGCGAGGTCGGCGGGCACGGCGCCCGCGTCGATCGCCTCCTGCCAGGCGGCGTCGTCCTCGGCGTTCTCGGGGGTGAAGACGCGCGGCCAGACGACGGCGTCGTCGGCCGACTCGATCGTGTACGGCGCCCACGACGTCTGCGTGAGCAGGGCCCGCAGGATCTCGTAGACCGGCTCGTCGGCCTCGGCGTCCGGCAGCGTCCACGTCTCGACCGGGTCGTTCGCGCCGAAGTTGAGGTGCGTCCCGTCGCGCTGTGCCAGCGCGATCAGGGTGTCGGCGTCGCACGCCGCCGCGGCCTGCACGAGCGTCCGCAGCGTCTGCTGCGCCGGCTCCGGCAGCCCGGTCAGGTCGACGTCGGTGCTCCCCCCGGCGGCGGAGCAGTCCGCGACCGGCTCCACGGGAGGTGTCGACGGCGTCGTCGGCGCAGGCTGGGTCGGCTCCGTCGGGTCGGGGCCCGGAGACGGCTCCGTCGCAGAGACCGTCGGCGTCGTCGCAGGACCCACCGGCCCCGGGTCGAGGGCGCGCGGCACCAGCTGCACCGCCCCGAACGCGAGCGCGCCGCCGACGGCGAG
The Xylanimonas cellulosilytica DSM 15894 DNA segment above includes these coding regions:
- a CDS encoding TadA family conjugal transfer-associated ATPase, translating into MSRLDAGLLADVRGRLADQEVDDDAVGAALAASGRVLGSAALRDLTRAARAELAGAGPLQPLLELPGATDVVVNGPHDVWLDRGRGLERADLDLGTPGAVRALAVRLAALAGQRLDDAAPVCDGRLPDGTRLHAVVEPVVPAGAAISLRVLRQSGLGVTALAAGGSLAPGWEALLRGLVAGRANVLISGGTGTGKTTLLAALLGLVPVDERIVTVEEARELAPAHPHVVPLVTRRANVEGAGAVGLTELVRAALRMRPDRIVVGECRGAEVREVLLALNTGHDGGFATLHANAVEHVPARLEALAALAGMSRDAVAAQAVAAVDVVLHVRRKPGRRFVEAVGVVARDAGGFAVREVARWDGSAAETTVVDPRAWDALQARWCA
- a CDS encoding type II secretion system F family protein, yielding MIAALGLLAVMPWLLVDRVARRRCAALAGVAPTGCSQDARPPVDVTVVLELLGAALRAGAGVPRAIETVAQAVGGADGAALARVASALRLGAAWTVAWEGVPPRLDVVARALRPAWDEGAAPGEALTAAGEELRRARRDATRTAAGRLAVQLVLPLGTCFLPAFVLVGLAPVLLALGSGLLAG
- a CDS encoding DUF4244 domain-containing protein, whose translation is MNEEQHGTGVEADGEAGMATAEYAIATLAAVGLAGLLVVILKGDMVKGLLEGIISAALSVV
- a CDS encoding TadE family type IV pilus minor pilin, which codes for MTIATHPSDAGRRPERGAVTAELAIGLPVVVLLLVAVLTIAAASGAQLRALDAARAGARAVAIGQDAATVRAVVDHVGGAGSDLRLEHDGEWVVVEVSRPVAGGWFTRLPLRATGKATAWVEP
- a CDS encoding Rv3654c family TadE-like protein translates to MGGAMTAGADGERGAGTVLMLGVVAVVLLFGLALAAVGAAQQARGTAQAAADLGALAAATARRAGFDACATAREAVERNRGHLVACELEAGGVVGLTVARSTAGLPGWLARDATARARAGPRPPGG
- a CDS encoding DEAD/DEAH box helicase gives rise to the protein MAAPFAFHRYWKDGTVPPADAHPLLDVLLAGGARADRLTHVRTLPARDGATADWPSWADPALVAGYQSLGVARPWVHQASAASAAWSGRHVALATSTGSGKSLAFWLPALTIIGRTQPPQQRGSVLYLSPTKALAADQLAALERVLAAMPADAGRQLRVTTCDGDTPTDERRWVQDYADVVLTNPDFLHFSLLPNHRRWSRFLRALRYVVVDEGHTYRGVFGAHVSLVMRRLTRLVEHHRGGALTFVVASATSAEPAASAARLLGVSPSDVEAVTEDASPSGRRTVALWQPPEIASFAFTRADPHEDDPWALPDPLDPAHEEAEQTAVVTADGAADHPRRSATAEVADLLADLAAHGARTLAFTRSRRGAESVAQAARDHLRPVSTDLSRRIAAYRGGYLPEERRELEESIRSGALLGLATTNALELGVDISGLDAVLIAGWPGTRMSLWQQAGRAGRAGADGLVAFVAREDPLDTYLVTHPEAVFDAPLEATVFDPSNRYVLAPQLCVAAQEVPLRSEELSRFGDPDLVRGVLDELVEGGALRRRPSGWYWTHAQPAAPMADLRGSGGRPVRVVEATTGRLLGTVDAGSADGQVHDGAVYVHQGTTFVVDHLDLTDRVALVVRRDVDHGTWSREVMTIAIEEPEPHTSPVVDPVETTTPAAEPPTAPVVEPVETTTGSTLRRAWGPVSWGLGPVDVTSQVISFERRRVPDLQVLGTEPLDLPERSLATTAVWWSVPDFVLRAAGLSPDVVPGALHAAEHASIGLLPLLATCDRWDLGGISTDLHPDTGEATVFVYDAYPGGAGFAERGYELGATWLHATRDAIASCPCDHGCPACVQSPKCGNYNSPLDKAAAVVLLDAVLGHAPPE
- a CDS encoding VOC family protein, whose translation is MRLHHVQVACPRGGEDAARRFYADGLGLTEVPKPAALAGRGGAWFRAHDDGGVVVAEVHVGVEDPFAPALKAHPALVVDDVVTLDALGERLEALGFAVDRRERETFDGYPRFHTADGAGNRVEVLAHRH
- a CDS encoding TrmH family RNA methyltransferase — encoded protein: MAQKISKRNARFQELEALLTNRSKRSRSGHFLVQGVRPVTLAVEHGWQVDAFCYEDGRRLSDWARGLLHRTGPEHYALSADLLAELAEKPEGEAELVAVVSVPDDDLDRVPVPADFLGVVLDRPTQPGNVGSIIRSADAFGAHGVIVTGHGADPYDPRAVRATTGSLFAVPVVRAPSHREVLDQVAAWRAAGTPVTVVATDEDGDVDIAGVDLTGPVLLLVGNETAGLTRAWRESADAVASIPMVGAASSLNAANAASVVLYEARRQRAVPR
- a CDS encoding M18 family aminopeptidase, encoding MTRGVVDDGARQHCADLGAFVVASPSSFHAAAEIARRAVGAGFTLLREPEAWSLTPGGRYVVVRDGSAVVFRLPDDAGPTTPFTIIGTHTDSPGFKLKPRPTTGGHGFWQAGVEVYGGPLLNSWLDRELELAGRLVLLDGSEHLVRTGPLLRLPQLAIHLDRAVNDGLALDKQRHTQPVWGLGEVADADLLAALAPTGVDPAAIGGYDVVVADTQEPRAFGAGEALFASGRLDNLLSTHAALTALLTVTSPVVEPPPVVEPVETTPPPVVEPSPLVEQPSVVEPVETTIAVVAAFDHEEIGSESRSGAAGPLLKDVLTRIGAALGATAEDRARAFASSFHVSSDVGHGVHPNYPERHDPANQPRVGDGPILKINANQRYATDAYGAARWAAACAAAGVPFQEFVSNNAIPCGSTIGPITATRLGIRTVDVGVPILSMHSARELTAVVDPWYLSRAMAAVLAG